The window AACAGGAGGAAGCCGGCGACCGCTCCCACCGTCTGTGTCCAGAAGGGCACCGGTCCCCAGATGAACTCGGAGCCGGTGCTGAAGGGAGCGAAGGCCGCGGTGGTGAGGAGCACCACCAGAGTCAGGGTGGAGTTCGCCTCCCCCGCGTTCGGTCGCCCACCGGCCAGACTCAGGGCCACCGCGGAGGCCGCGCCGAACAACCACAGCCACCCGAGCCCCTGGCGCAAGAACGCCTGCGCCAGGGCGTCCACGATCCCCCAGTAGGGGTTCCCACCCGGCGTGAACAGCCCCTTGCCGAGCACCAGGACCACCACGAGCCACGTCACGGAGCCCATCCCGAGCCAGGCAATGGGATCTTCACGTTTTCCCGCCCGCACGGTCCGCACAAGACTCCACAGCACCAAGAGCGCCGCGGCCAAGCGCAGGAGATCTGTACTCGGGGGTGCCTCCCCCCACAGCCGACCCCGGGAGATCCCCCGCAGGAGATCCCACCAGGCCAGGAGTCCCGCCAGGTTCCACAGCCAGAAGGCGAGGTTCGCCAGGCGTACGCCCCAGAGGGGCTCCCGGACCGTGGACGGGACGATGGCCAACAGAGCCGCGAGGAGGAGGTTGCTGCAGAACCCGAAGATCCAGAGGTCCCGGGCCGCCGCCATCAGCCGGCCGTAGGAAAGCCACGACACGTCCCCGAAGATCCCCGGGAAGACCAGGTGGAGGCTCGCGGCGAGCTCGTGGAGGGCCGCTAGGGCTCCCCAGGCAGTCCCCAGGTACAGGAAGCGACGGGAGGGGCTCCAGGGTTCGTCCGTGAACATCCAGCCCAGCATCTACGTCTCCGCCACCAGACCGAAGGATGCCACGAACAGCAGCAGCAGGAAGAAGGCAATCCAGAAGAGGGTGTACCACAAGTAGCTGCGCAGCGTCCGGGGGTTAAACCGCCCGATCATCGCTTCCCTCCTGTCGTGGTGAGACCCTGGACCTTCTCCACGAAATCCCGGACCGCGGCCACGAACGCCTCCTGGTCGTGGAGGCCGTAGGCGAAGAAGGCCACCCGCTCCGGGTCCACCCGCTGGCGCTGCAACCGCTTGCGCAGCTGGTCGATCCGGCCCTCCATGATCCAGTTCCCCTCCCGGTTCAGGCAGTCCCCCATGGGGCACCCGCACACGAAGACCCCCGCGGCACCGCTGCGCAGCGCCAATTCCAGCCAGGCGGGCCGCACGAATCCACTGCACGGCACCGCGATCACCGTGACCTCCGGGCACGCCTTCATGGTGCCGTCCGGGTTCAGCAACCCTTCCCCCGAGACGGCCCAGTCACATAGGAATCCCACCACCCGCCCAGGACGCTCCGGTTCCGTACGCTCCGTCACCTGCGGCTGCGCCATCGCTCCTCCCTCTTCATCC is drawn from Armatimonadota bacterium and contains these coding sequences:
- a CDS encoding cbb3-type cytochrome c oxidase subunit I, whose product is MLGWMFTDEPWSPSRRFLYLGTAWGALAALHELAASLHLVFPGIFGDVSWLSYGRLMAAARDLWIFGFCSNLLLAALLAIVPSTVREPLWGVRLANLAFWLWNLAGLLAWWDLLRGISRGRLWGEAPPSTDLLRLAAALLVLWSLVRTVRAGKREDPIAWLGMGSVTWLVVVLVLGKGLFTPGGNPYWGIVDALAQAFLRQGLGWLWLFGAASAVALSLAGGRPNAGEANSTLTLVVLLTTAAFAPFSTGSEFIWGPVPFWTQTVGAVAGFLLLIPAASTAAGVWRALEGQWARLSESPGLAFFPVGSAAFLFGALAAGLGALLGPARIAGLTLWTEARTALLLGAGAGSVALGAAYVMIPAAVGRVLVSPRLAWWHFWAWTGGWFLAAGALLMAGLVQGAVWATGTVPFGHGVNAVVPYLAARAIALGLVAFGQVAFCWNVFLTADSGIEVPAAERDLVLAV
- a CDS encoding hydrogenase iron-sulfur subunit, producing MAQPQVTERTEPERPGRVVGFLCDWAVSGEGLLNPDGTMKACPEVTVIAVPCSGFVRPAWLELALRSGAAGVFVCGCPMGDCLNREGNWIMEGRIDQLRKRLQRQRVDPERVAFFAYGLHDQEAFVAAVRDFVEKVQGLTTTGGKR